From Bacteroidia bacterium:
GCTTCAATTTTTATTTAGGTGATGTAAATTATTAATTCGGTTGTTGTTGCAATTCCCGGAACCTTTCCTGTAACCGTGTATCGGCTTGCAGTGCCATTCCAATTTCCTGATACCGCGTTTCTTCCAGTCCTGCTTCCTCTATTTTCTCTTGCATCTTTTGCTGCGCCCCGGCCTGAATAATTTCCACTTCCTGGCTCACGACATTATACTGCTGAAGCTCTTCTTCTGTAGCGTCTGCTTGCTGTGTGGGGTCCTGCTCTGCCTGCTGTATTGCGCTGAATCGCTGGACATCCATCTCACTTTCAATAGCTGTTACCATTTCATCTTGTGCTTCCTTGTTGATGACCTGGGCATGTTCCACCACCTCAGCAAACTGCTGAAGTTCTTCATCACTTACCTCCGTTGCCTCTGGCTGCTGTTGCTGAAATGGCTCAGGATCTTGTGGGGCCTCGGCTGGATCATGTTCCATTGCCGTCTGATCATCCACCTCCTGATCATTGTTATTTTCTGCTGTTTCCTGTTGGCAGCCAAACATTAAGAGCAGGCCCGCAATGATGCTTCCAAAATACTTTAAATTCATAATTTTAATTGAATTTGATTGTGAATAAACCTTCCCGAATTTTTAACCGGAACGCTTAAAAAATGTTGAAATAAATTTAAAAGGGTGCGAAGATAAAAAATATTGCAGTAACGCCATAATTATTATC
This genomic window contains:
- a CDS encoding DUF4168 domain-containing protein, encoding MNLKYFGSIIAGLLLMFGCQQETAENNNDQEVDDQTAMEHDPAEAPQDPEPFQQQQPEATEVSDEELQQFAEVVEHAQVINKEAQDEMVTAIESEMDVQRFSAIQQAEQDPTQQADATEEELQQYNVVSQEVEIIQAGAQQKMQEKIEEAGLEETRYQEIGMALQADTRLQERFRELQQQPN